GCCAGCCGCATGCTCCACCTCGACCGGACCTCGGGCGCGCTCAGCGACCGCGTGTTTCGCGACTTTCCCGCGCTGCTCCGCCCCGGCGACCTCGTCGTCTTCAACGACACCCGCGTCTTCCCCGCGCGCCTCTTCGGCCACCGCTCCGGCGCCCGCTCCCAGCCCCTCTCTCCCAACAACCCCGCCGCCAAAGACTTCCTGAAGGGAAAAGTCGAGGTCCTTCTTACCAAGCGGCTCTCGCCCCAGATGTCATCCCGAGCGAGCGCGCAGCGCGAGTCGAGCGACCACGCCTTGGAACCGGCCGCCGGCCACCGGCCACCGACCACCGAAGTCTGGGAAGCACTGGTTCGCCCAGGAAGAAAGATCGGCGTGGGCGAGCGCCTCACTTTCTCGGACGACCTCCACGCCGAGGTCATCGCCCGCGGCGAGTTCGGCGAGCGCACCCTCCGCTTCGATCCCGCCGTTGCACCAGAAGCTCCTGACTTCTTCGCCGCGCTCGACCGCCTCGGCCACGTCCCCCTGCCGCCGTACATCTCGCGTGACGATCGCGCCGCCGACCGCGAGCGCTACCAGACCGTCTACGCGCGCGCACGCGGCTCGGTCGCCGCCCCCACCGCCGGCCTGCACTTCACACCCGAGATCCTCGACCAGCTTTGCGCCCGCGGCATCGAGACCGCGCACGTCACGCTGCACGTCGGCCTCGGGACCTTCCAGCCCGTGCACGCCGAGCGCGTTGAAGACCACAAGCTCCACACCGAGTCGTACTCCATCTCGCCGGAAGCCTCGGACGCCGTCAACGCCGCGCTCGCCGCCCGCCGCCGCGTCGTCGCCGTCGACACCACCACCGTCCGCACGCTCGAGTTCGTGGCCCGCGCGAACTCCGGACGGCTCGTCCCCGGCGCCGGCGAAGCCGAAATCTTCATCTACCCCGGCTTCGACTTCCGCGTCATCGGCGCGCTGCTCACCAACTTCCACCTGCCGCAGTCCACCCTGCTCATGCTCGTCTCCGCCTTCGCCGGACGCGAGCGCACCCTCGCCGCCTACCAGCACGCCGTCCGCGAAAAATATCGCTTCTACTCCTACGGCGACTGCATGTTCATCGAATGATCCGGGGTGGCGCGGCCGCCCTCGGCCGCGGCCTTTGACTTTCTCGTTGCCTCGGTTAGTGTGTCTCTCCGATGGAGACGCCGACCAAAGGTTCCTGGCACGCCGTCACCGCCGGCTTCCTCGGCTGGACCCTCGACGCCTTCGACTTCTTCGTCATCGTCTTCCTCGTCGACACCCTCGCCGCCCAGTTCGGCGTCGCCAAGTCCGCCATCGTCGCGACCATCGGCGCCACGCTCGTCATGCGACCTGTCGGCGCGCTGCTCTTCGGCCTGCTCGCCGACCGCTTCGGACGCCGCGCGCCCCTCATGGCCAACGTCATCTTCTTCTCCATCCTCGCGCTGCTCTGCGGCTTCTCCACCAGCTACACCATGTTCCTCATCCTGCGCTCGCTCTACGGCGTCGGCATGGGCGGCGAGTGGGGCGTCGGCGCCTCGCTCGCCATGGAAGCCGCGCCGCCGCGCTGGCGCGGCGTGCTCTCCGGCATCCTGCAATCCGGCTACTCCATCGGCTACCTGCTGGCCGCGCTCGCCGCGCGCTTCGTCCTCCCCAACCTCGGCTGGCGCTGGATGTTCTGGATCGGCGGCGTTCCCGCGCTGCTCGCCCTCTACATCCGCATGCACGTCCCGGAATCGGAGGCCTGGAAGCAGCACCAGCACCCGAGCTTCGCGTCCGTGCTCAAGACCGCCGCCTCGCACTGGAAGCTCTTCGCCTACCTCTGCCTGCTCATGACGCTCTTCATGTTCCTCTCGCACGGCACGCAGGACCTCTACCCCGACTTCCTCAAGACCGAGCTCAAGCTCACGGCCGCCACCGTCGCCTACCTCGCCATCTTCTATAACCTCGGCGCCATCCTCGGCGCCGTCACCTTCGGCCAGCTCTCGGAGATCATCGGACGCCGCCGCGCCATCGTCGGCGCGCTCGCCGTCTCGCTTGTCGTCATCCCCCTCTGGGCCTTCGGCGACTCGCTCGTGAAGGTCGCCCTCGGCGCGTTCTTCATGCAGGTCGGCGTGCAGGGCGCCTGGGGCATCATCCCGGCGCACCTCAACGAGCTCGCCCCCGACTCCGTCCGCGGCCTCGTCCCCGGCCTCGCCTACCAGATGGGCATCCTCTTCGCCGCGCCCACCAACTCCATCGAGTACGCCCTGCGCGACCACCTCGGCTACCGCTGGGCGCTCGCCGCCTTCGAGCTCGCCACCATGTCGCTGCTCGCCCTCGTCGTCCTCCTCGGCCACGAGCACAAAGGCAAACGCTTCACCGCCGGCTCCGCCCTCCCCGCACCGTAAAGCCGCCCTCCCCGTCCCATAAAGAGGGTAGGCGCCGGCGACTCGCCGGCGCTAGGAACGACCTTGTAGCTTCGAGCGCGCGATTTTCTTGCGACCCCGAACCCGCCCGCCCAATCAGAATGTTGTTACGGGTCCATTCCTGCTTCGGGGGCAGCCATGAAGTCCCGTCTTCTCGCCTTCCTGTTGCTCGCGCTCGCCGCCGCCGCCGCGCAAGACGCGCGCTCCACGCAGGAGATCCCGCTCCGCCGCTGCGACCGCCTGCTGCTCATCGACGTCACCGTCGCTGGTCGCGGCTACCACTTCCTGGTCGACACCGGCGCCACCTCCATGCTCGAGCTGCGCTCCTTTTCCGGCGGCGAGGACCAGGGCATCGAGGTCTCTTCCTGGAACGGACCGGTGCTGACCTCGGCCCGCGCCGTCACCATCGACGAGCTGCGCGTAGGTCCCGCCACCCTGCGCAACCTCCGTCTGCCCGCCATCGACCTCTCGCCCATCGGCAAGGCGTGCGGCTCGCGCGTCGACGGCATCTTCGGCGTCGATCTGATGGAGCGCTCCGGCCTCACCCTCGACCTGAAGAAGCGCGTCGCCCGCCTGCCTGCGCCCGAGAACGCCGACCTCGCCGAGCTCCACCGCACCGCCGACGAATGCGTCGCCGCCTTCAACCGCCGCGACCCCGACGCCTTCGCTCCCTGCATCGACGACGCCGTGCAGTGGTACACACCCTGGGGCGAGTTCCGCGGACGCAAGGCCGTCGTCGACTACCTCAAGCAGCGCTTCTTCGCCGCACATCCCTTCGTGAGGTTCGAGTTCGTCAGCCACACCTTCCACCAGATGGGCGACGCCTACTGGTGCGAGTACGAGTACAAGATGACGCTCGACGACCGGGACTACCGCGCCCGCGGCACCTCCGTCTCCCGCCGCCGCGACGGCCGCTGGCAGATGGTCAGCGTCCACCACTCGCTCATCGAGCCCGTCCCGCAACCCTGACCGGGGGCTCGCCGCCGCCCGCCGGCCGCTCGCCGCCGGCCCGCGACACCGCGCTCGGCCCTGCTATCCTGATGTTTCATGCCCAACACCAACATCTCGCGCCAGAAGCGCGCCGAGCGCGAGAAGGCCAGCCGCGTCGCCGACGCCGCCACGCCCGAGAAGCCCGCCAAGTCCGCCGTCTCCCCCGCCTCCGGCAAGCCCCCCGCCGCGACCGGCAAGGGCCGCGTCTTCCTCATCGACGCGATGTCGTTCATCTTCCGCGCCTATCACGCGATGTCCCGCCAGCGCCCCATGTCCACCCGCACCGGCGTTCCCACCGCCGCCACCTACGTCTTCGTCAACATGCTCCGCAAGCTGCGCGCCGACTTCGCTCCCGAGTACCTCGCCGCCGTCTTCGACGTCGCCGCTCCCACCTTCCGCGACGAGCAGGCCAGGCAGATCACGCACGTCAAGAAGTTCGACTCCGCCACCCAGACTTACGTGGAGCACGCCTACGGCGGCTACAAGGCCAATCGCGCCGAGATGCCCGGCGACCTCGCGCAGCAGCTCCCCTACATCCGCCGTGCGCTGAACGCCTATCGCATCCCCATCCTCGAGCACTCCGGCTTTGAAGCCGACGACGTCATCGGCACGCTCGCCCGCAAGGCCGCCGCCGAGTCGTATCCCGTCTACGTCGTTTCCAGCGACAAGGACATGCTCCAGCTCGTCAACGACAAGGTCTGCGTCCTCAACCCGCCCAAGGACAACCTCATCTGCGACGCCGCCAAGGTCGAAGAGATCCTCGGCGTCCGGCCCGGCCAGGTCGTCGACGTCATGGCGCTCCGCGGCGACTCCATCGACAACATCCCCGGCGCCCCCGGGATCGGCGACAAAGGCTCCGTCGAGCTCATCAAGCGCTTCGGCTCGGTCGACAACCTGCTCGAGCACGCCGCCGAGGTGGAGAAGAAGACTTACCGCGAGTCGCTCCTGCACAACCGCTCGGTCGTCCTCGCCAGCCGCGAGCTCGCCCGCATCGATACCAACGTCGCCGTCGACTTCGACCCCCGGCAGATGACCGCCGGCGAGCCCGACACCGAGGCCCTCCGCGCGCTCTTCACCGAGCTCGAGTTCACCACCCTGCTCAAGGAACTGGTCGGCGAAGTGAAGCTGGGCGACACCGATTACCGCGAAGCGAAGTCCGCGGCCGACGTCGACGCCATCATCCGGCAGGCCGGCGCGAAGCGGCCGCTCGCCGTCGCGCTCGAGCAGCTCGGCGCCGCCACCATGTCGAAGGAAGAAGAGGAAGAGGTCGACGAGGAGAATGGCACCCTCCCGCTCGTCCCGCCCTCGCTGGCCGCGACCCAGGAGCCCGCGCGCAAGCTCGCCATCTCCGCCCAGCCCGCCGAGGCCGTCTCCGTCGCGCTCGACTCCGACGCTGCGACGCCCCTCAAGCAAGCGCTCGCCGATCCCAAGCTTCCGAAATCCATCCACGACTACAAGCTCGCGCTCCGCCAGCTCACGCCGCGCGGCGTGCCGCTTGCCGGCGTCGCGCACGACCCCATGCTCTACTCCTACCTCCTTGACCCCACCTTCACCTCGCACGGGCTCAAGGAGATCGCCATCCGCCGCTTCAACCTGAATCTCGCCGGCACCGTCGCCGAGGCCGCCGACCTCACCGGCCGCTTCACCAGCGCGCTGCGCGACGAAGTCGAGAAGGAAGACCTCACCCGGGTCTATGACCAGATCGACCTGCCGCTCGTCCCCGTGCTCGCGCGCATGGAAGAAGCCGGCGTCAAGATCGATTGCGACGTCCTCGCGAAGATGTCGAAGCGCCTCGAGACCGAAGCCGAGGCCAAAGCGAAGGAGATCTACGCCGCTGCCGGTTCCGAGTTCAACATCAATTCACCGCGCCAGTTGGGCGACGTCCTCTTCAACAAGATGGGCCTGCCCAAGCCCGTGAAGTACGGCAAGGGGAAGACCATCTCCACCGCGCAGGACGTGATGGACGAGCTTGCGCAGGAGCACGAGATCGCGCGCTGGGTGCTCGAATACCGCCAGCTCACCAAGCTCAAGTCCACCTACGTGGACGCGCTGCCCTCGCTCTGCCACGCGACGACCGGCCGCCTCCACACCACCTTCAACCAGGCCGCCACCGCGACCGGGCGCCTCTCGTCCACCAACCCGAACCTGCAGAACATCCCCATCCGCACCGCGCTCGGCCGCGAGATCCGCGCCGCCTTCACCGCCGAGCGCGGCCACGTCCTGCTCGCCGCCGACTACTCCCAGATCGAGCTCCGCCTGCTCGCGCACTTCTCCGAAGACCCGCTCCTGGTCGAGGCCTTCCGCCGCGGCGACGACATCCACACCCTCACCGCCTCGCAGGTCTTCGGCGTGCCCCCCATGATGATGGACGCCGAGCATCGCCGCCGCGCCAAGGCCGTGAACTTCGGCATCGTCTACGGGCTCTCGCCCTTCGGCCTCTCGCAGCAGCTCGGCATCGAGCAGCGCGAGGCCAGGCAGTTCATCGACGCCTACTTCGCGAAATACACCGGCGTCCGCAAGTTCATCGACGCGACCCTCGACCTCGCCCGCCGCGAGAACAAGGTCCGCACCCTCTTCGGACGCACGCGCCCCATCCCCGACATCCACTCCAAGAATCCCACCATGCGCGGCTTCGCCGAGCGCTCCGCCGTCAACACCCCGCTCCAGGGCACCGCCGCCGACCTCATCAAGCTCGCCATGATCCGCATCGACGACGAGCTGCGCGCGAAAAAGATGAAGTCCCGCATGACTCTCCAGGTCCACGACGAACTCGTCTTTGAAGTGCCGAAGGAAGAAGTCGAGACGATGCGCGCGCTCGTCCGCGACATGATGGAGAGCGTCCATCCGCTGCGCGTCCCGCTGGAAGTGGATCTCGGCGTCGGCCCCAACTGGCGCGACCTGGATTTCGAAGAGTAGCGCCTCGCAATGTAGCGCCCTCGACCCGAGGGTGCGGATCCGGCGCCCTACGCCGCCTTGCGCCTTCCGCCGGAACTCTCTTTGCGCCGATGCTCCGGCAGCAGGAACCCCGGTACGCAATACATCGCGGCGCCCATCAGCAGCGCGAACACCCCGCACGCGACCATCCCCCACCCCAGCCACCAGCCGAAGCTGCTCCCGACGGCAAAGAACACCGCCAGCCCGCCTCCCAGCACGAGCACGCCGCCGCTCCCCGCGACCGCGCCGCGGATCGCGCACAGCAGCCGGTGTTGGGCGGGACTCAGGTTCATCGCTGGCGGCGGACCGCCTCTTCCGTCAGGCGACGGTCGCGGAGATGCCGTATCCGTACGATGCGCAGGTAGCGCCGCAGGAACACCCGCCACACGAACCACGCCAGCGCGAGGAACCCCGCGCCCATCAGGAGGAGAAGAAAGAGAGATTCCGCGGCCCGCAGCGCGTCCATCAGCCCAGCGCCTTTTCCACCGCCGCCGCGATCGCCTCGGCGTGCTGCTTCATCAGCGCTTCCGACTCCGCCTCCACCATCACGCGGCACAGCGCCTCGGTCCCCGAGTACCGGACGACGACCCGCCCGCTCCCGTCCAGCGCCTTCTCCGCCGCCTCGATCGCGCTCGCCACCGCCGCCATCTCCTCCAGCGGCTTCTTCTCGCGCACCCGCACGTTCCGGATCGTCTGCGGAAACACCTTCAGGTCGCCGACCAGCTCGTGCAGCGGCCGTCCGCTGCGCGCGACGGCGGCCATCACCAGCAGCGCCGTCAGCAGGCCGTCGCCCGTCGTCGCGTGGTCAAGGAACAGGATGTGCCCGCTCTGCTCGCCGCCAAGATTCGCGCCCGCCTTCTGCATCTCTTCCAGCACGTACTTGTCTCCCACCGGCGCGCGCAGCATCTTGATGCCTTCGCGCCCGAGCGCCACCTCCAGCCCCATGTTCGACATCGTCGTCGCCACCACCGTGTCGTTCTTCAGCCGGCCCGTGCGCTTCAGCTCGCGCGCCATCAGCAGCAGGATCCCGTCGCCGTTCACCACCTTGCCGTTCGCGTCGGCCAGCAGGCAGCGGTCGGCGTCGCCGTCGAAGCACACGCCCAGCCCCGCGCCCCGCTGCGTCACTTCCTTCGCCACGATCTCCGGGTGCAGCGCCCCGCACTTCTCGTTGATGTTCTTGCCGCTGGGATGATTGTGGCTCAGGTTGTGTTTCACGCCCGCGCGCTTCAGCACCTCGCCCGCCACCGGCGTCGCCGCCCCGTTCGCGCAGTCCGCCACCACGTGCAGCCCGCCGAACTCCGCGCCCTTCACCTGCCCCGCCAGCCACTCCACGTACGCCGCGCGCAGCTCCGCATCGCCGGGCAGGGACCTCGCCGACGATGTAGCGCCCTCGCCCTCGAGCGCGCGCTCGCCCCCCGCCGCCAGCTCCGTGAAGATCTCTTTCTCGATCTCCAGCTCGGTGGCGTCGGCCAGCTTGTAGCCGTCGCCGCCGAACACTTTGATCCCGTTGTCGGTCCAGGGATTGTGCGAGGCGGAAAGCACCACGCCCGCGGTGAACCCGCGCGCCTTTGCCACATGCGCCACACCCGGCGTCGGCAGCACGCCCGCGCTCGCCACTTCCACGCCCGCGTCGGCCAGCGCCGCGCTCAGCGCGTCCGCGATCCACGCGCTCGAGATCCGCGTGTCCTGCCCCAGCACCACGCGCGGCTTCGCTGTCTGCGCCGCCAGCCGCCGCCCCAGCGCGCGCCCGATGGAGCGCACCGTCGCGTCGTCCAGCGGGAACTCGCCCGCCACCCCGCGGATCCCGTCGGTCCCGAACAGCCGCCTCATCCGCGATGTACCGCCCAGTAGATCGCGATGGCCATCGCCAGCGACAGCAGCTTCAGCAGCCAGTTGTGCGTGAAGAACCGGCGTACGCTCATCGCCGCTCCATCTCCGGCAGCGTCGCGTCCCCGTTCGGCTCCTCTTCGGAAGCGATTGGCGTCGGCAGCGTCGTCGGCGGCAGGTACACCTTCAGCAGGTCGCTGAGCCGCTCGCGCAGCTGGTCCGCGCTCAGGTCGCGCTCGATCGTGCCCGCGACCGTCAGGCTCATCGCGCCCGTCTCCTCCGACACCACCACCGCCACCGCGTCCGACTCTTCCGTGATCCCGATGGCCGCGCGGTGCCGCGTGCCCAGCTGCGTCGAGATCTTCGGGTTCATGCTCAGCGGCAGGAAGCACGCCGCCGCCGCCACGCGGTCGCGCTGCACGATGACCGCCCCGTCATGCAGCGGCGCGCTCGGCCGGAAGACCGTCGCCAGCAGGTCGTAGGTCAGCTTGGCGTCGAGCGGCACGCCGCTCTCGATGAACGTCCGCAACCCGATCTCGCGCTCGATCACGATCAGCGCCCCGGTGCGGTTCTGCGCGAACAGGTTCGCCGCCAGCACGATGTCGTCGTACGACTCGCCCGCCGGCGTCCGCGTCAGCCGCGAGCGCGTGAAGCTCCGCCCCAGCCGCGAGAGCACCAGCCGGATCTCCGCCGAGAACACGATGATCAGCGCGATCCCCGCGTACGGCAGCAGCCGGTCCACCAGCCAGTTGATGGCCGTCAGGTGCGCCACCCGCGCCACCCCGATCAGCCCGCCCAGGATCAGCACCCCCACCATCATGTGCATCGCGCGCGTCCCGCGCAGCAGCGCCAGCAGCTGGTAGATCAGCACCGCCAGCACCAGGATCTCGACGACGCCGGTCAGCGTCAGCGGCGGAAACGCGGCGATTTGTGCGGCTGCCGGCATGATGTCAGGGAACGAAGCGGGGCCCGCGCTACGGGATGACTGCGCCATTGTACTGGACGCAAACCCACCGAACGGAGTTGTCGCCCGGCCGCGGCCTCTGACTTTGACTTGGGTGGCGGCGGGCGACTCGCCCGCCGGAGCCCGAAGGGCGACAGAATCCAGCCCGGCACGTCAGTGCCGGGAAAGCCCGCATAGCGAGGACAAGTCGGTTTCAGCCGACGACAGAGGATTATTTCTTCTTCACCACGGCCGC
Above is a window of Terriglobales bacterium DNA encoding:
- the queA gene encoding tRNA preQ1(34) S-adenosylmethionine ribosyltransferase-isomerase QueA, translating into MLVRDFDYHLPEQLIAQEPLADRAASRMLHLDRTSGALSDRVFRDFPALLRPGDLVVFNDTRVFPARLFGHRSGARSQPLSPNNPAAKDFLKGKVEVLLTKRLSPQMSSRASAQRESSDHALEPAAGHRPPTTEVWEALVRPGRKIGVGERLTFSDDLHAEVIARGEFGERTLRFDPAVAPEAPDFFAALDRLGHVPLPPYISRDDRAADRERYQTVYARARGSVAAPTAGLHFTPEILDQLCARGIETAHVTLHVGLGTFQPVHAERVEDHKLHTESYSISPEASDAVNAALAARRRVVAVDTTTVRTLEFVARANSGRLVPGAGEAEIFIYPGFDFRVIGALLTNFHLPQSTLLMLVSAFAGRERTLAAYQHAVREKYRFYSYGDCMFIE
- a CDS encoding nuclear transport factor 2 family protein, encoding MKSRLLAFLLLALAAAAAQDARSTQEIPLRRCDRLLLIDVTVAGRGYHFLVDTGATSMLELRSFSGGEDQGIEVSSWNGPVLTSARAVTIDELRVGPATLRNLRLPAIDLSPIGKACGSRVDGIFGVDLMERSGLTLDLKKRVARLPAPENADLAELHRTADECVAAFNRRDPDAFAPCIDDAVQWYTPWGEFRGRKAVVDYLKQRFFAAHPFVRFEFVSHTFHQMGDAYWCEYEYKMTLDDRDYRARGTSVSRRRDGRWQMVSVHHSLIEPVPQP
- the glmM gene encoding phosphoglucosamine mutase, encoding MRRLFGTDGIRGVAGEFPLDDATVRSIGRALGRRLAAQTAKPRVVLGQDTRISSAWIADALSAALADAGVEVASAGVLPTPGVAHVAKARGFTAGVVLSASHNPWTDNGIKVFGGDGYKLADATELEIEKEIFTELAAGGERALEGEGATSSARSLPGDAELRAAYVEWLAGQVKGAEFGGLHVVADCANGAATPVAGEVLKRAGVKHNLSHNHPSGKNINEKCGALHPEIVAKEVTQRGAGLGVCFDGDADRCLLADANGKVVNGDGILLLMARELKRTGRLKNDTVVATTMSNMGLEVALGREGIKMLRAPVGDKYVLEEMQKAGANLGGEQSGHILFLDHATTGDGLLTALLVMAAVARSGRPLHELVGDLKVFPQTIRNVRVREKKPLEEMAAVASAIEAAEKALDGSGRVVVRYSGTEALCRVMVEAESEALMKQHAEAIAAAVEKALG
- the cdaA gene encoding diadenylate cyclase CdaA, with translation MPAAAQIAAFPPLTLTGVVEILVLAVLIYQLLALLRGTRAMHMMVGVLILGGLIGVARVAHLTAINWLVDRLLPYAGIALIIVFSAEIRLVLSRLGRSFTRSRLTRTPAGESYDDIVLAANLFAQNRTGALIVIEREIGLRTFIESGVPLDAKLTYDLLATVFRPSAPLHDGAVIVQRDRVAAAACFLPLSMNPKISTQLGTRHRAAIGITEESDAVAVVVSEETGAMSLTVAGTIERDLSADQLRERLSDLLKVYLPPTTLPTPIASEEEPNGDATLPEMERR
- the polA gene encoding DNA polymerase I, which translates into the protein MPNTNISRQKRAEREKASRVADAATPEKPAKSAVSPASGKPPAATGKGRVFLIDAMSFIFRAYHAMSRQRPMSTRTGVPTAATYVFVNMLRKLRADFAPEYLAAVFDVAAPTFRDEQARQITHVKKFDSATQTYVEHAYGGYKANRAEMPGDLAQQLPYIRRALNAYRIPILEHSGFEADDVIGTLARKAAAESYPVYVVSSDKDMLQLVNDKVCVLNPPKDNLICDAAKVEEILGVRPGQVVDVMALRGDSIDNIPGAPGIGDKGSVELIKRFGSVDNLLEHAAEVEKKTYRESLLHNRSVVLASRELARIDTNVAVDFDPRQMTAGEPDTEALRALFTELEFTTLLKELVGEVKLGDTDYREAKSAADVDAIIRQAGAKRPLAVALEQLGAATMSKEEEEEVDEENGTLPLVPPSLAATQEPARKLAISAQPAEAVSVALDSDAATPLKQALADPKLPKSIHDYKLALRQLTPRGVPLAGVAHDPMLYSYLLDPTFTSHGLKEIAIRRFNLNLAGTVAEAADLTGRFTSALRDEVEKEDLTRVYDQIDLPLVPVLARMEEAGVKIDCDVLAKMSKRLETEAEAKAKEIYAAAGSEFNINSPRQLGDVLFNKMGLPKPVKYGKGKTISTAQDVMDELAQEHEIARWVLEYRQLTKLKSTYVDALPSLCHATTGRLHTTFNQAATATGRLSSTNPNLQNIPIRTALGREIRAAFTAERGHVLLAADYSQIELRLLAHFSEDPLLVEAFRRGDDIHTLTASQVFGVPPMMMDAEHRRRAKAVNFGIVYGLSPFGLSQQLGIEQREARQFIDAYFAKYTGVRKFIDATLDLARRENKVRTLFGRTRPIPDIHSKNPTMRGFAERSAVNTPLQGTAADLIKLAMIRIDDELRAKKMKSRMTLQVHDELVFEVPKEEVETMRALVRDMMESVHPLRVPLEVDLGVGPNWRDLDFEE
- a CDS encoding MFS transporter, with protein sequence METPTKGSWHAVTAGFLGWTLDAFDFFVIVFLVDTLAAQFGVAKSAIVATIGATLVMRPVGALLFGLLADRFGRRAPLMANVIFFSILALLCGFSTSYTMFLILRSLYGVGMGGEWGVGASLAMEAAPPRWRGVLSGILQSGYSIGYLLAALAARFVLPNLGWRWMFWIGGVPALLALYIRMHVPESEAWKQHQHPSFASVLKTAASHWKLFAYLCLLMTLFMFLSHGTQDLYPDFLKTELKLTAATVAYLAIFYNLGAILGAVTFGQLSEIIGRRRAIVGALAVSLVVIPLWAFGDSLVKVALGAFFMQVGVQGAWGIIPAHLNELAPDSVRGLVPGLAYQMGILFAAPTNSIEYALRDHLGYRWALAAFELATMSLLALVVLLGHEHKGKRFTAGSALPAP